The Polyangiaceae bacterium genome includes a region encoding these proteins:
- a CDS encoding thioredoxin domain-containing protein, whose translation MSPSVGQRLLGRYRVESVRDLGTGVEVGAALDEAGASLSFLAVAVPGATPRDVKQLLADQDRYRIGAQGIARPVDVGLEQDLLVLVYERRYGETLSDWIARGPSSAASAGNALTSIAAALGPLHDQGIAFGLLAADLARIGPEGVSIEGFALDALVRTLAGDRAAVSMSPEAARAPEQASSTPGPASPAADVYALGALATQLVIGRALSPADARPTPRACGVDVSDDVEALISKAVARSPVARPGDVVRWAQELAEALLRPHVPLAPAPVAAEAPAPDAPPPWAAPPEPAPQVAVAPEPPAGQPPVTRPPPPPAPRDSMPPSKRKGESALWIVALVGGVLLMLAGVGGLFAYSLWRGTPTGTTSPAPSATTPPVVPPLPEPAPATPDAGADEDAGLAAAEPDAAVPLPAVGTRVASASDLDSPLPLPADVPVWGSEKALVTLVLFGDLECPHTRRAYRAIESILRAFPDEVRVAFRHRPLSIHSRAKDAARVAVGMRREHGDAGFWRFVAQAASTTDDANRILLARWVKAAGGQESRIETWLEQSETENEVGRDLLLAGLFDVRETPTLFVNGARVEGFTTYDDLKRTIERELGTARSVLALGTSLSELYATRVRKNLIGLGKDVAERTCPPIAGSPVRGAADALVTVVEFSDFECPFCRRVQPALDTLLARHGGDLRIVWKNFPLDHHRRARPAAAFALEVYEKGGPTKFWKAHDQLFGSQNDLGDSGLSAIAGVLGMPAEPLLEASRQRARDPKIDADARLGQKLGVRGTPAFFVNGRLLSGAQPLERFESLVKEELESARNLVAGGTPRSRVYDALCGVR comes from the coding sequence GTGTCGCCCTCCGTCGGTCAGCGCCTGCTCGGTCGATACCGCGTCGAGTCGGTTCGCGATCTCGGGACGGGGGTCGAGGTCGGCGCGGCCCTGGATGAGGCCGGCGCGAGCCTGAGCTTCCTGGCCGTGGCCGTTCCCGGCGCGACCCCGCGCGACGTGAAGCAGCTCCTGGCGGATCAGGATCGCTACCGCATCGGGGCTCAGGGCATCGCGCGTCCCGTGGACGTCGGGTTGGAGCAGGATCTGCTGGTTCTTGTCTACGAGCGCCGATACGGGGAGACCCTCAGCGACTGGATCGCGCGGGGCCCGAGCAGCGCGGCGTCCGCCGGCAACGCGTTGACCAGCATCGCCGCGGCGCTCGGTCCGCTCCACGATCAGGGCATCGCGTTCGGATTGCTCGCGGCCGATCTGGCGCGCATCGGGCCGGAGGGTGTCAGCATCGAGGGTTTCGCGCTCGACGCGCTGGTGCGCACGCTGGCCGGCGACCGCGCAGCGGTGTCGATGTCGCCCGAGGCCGCGCGCGCGCCGGAGCAGGCGAGCTCGACGCCGGGGCCGGCGAGCCCCGCAGCCGACGTGTATGCGCTCGGCGCGCTCGCGACCCAGCTCGTGATCGGCAGAGCGCTCTCACCGGCTGACGCGCGGCCGACCCCGCGCGCCTGTGGCGTGGACGTGAGCGACGACGTCGAGGCGTTGATCTCGAAGGCCGTGGCGCGCTCGCCGGTGGCGCGGCCCGGCGACGTGGTGCGCTGGGCCCAGGAGCTCGCCGAAGCGCTCCTGCGTCCGCACGTGCCGCTCGCGCCAGCTCCGGTGGCGGCGGAAGCCCCAGCGCCCGATGCGCCGCCGCCGTGGGCCGCGCCGCCCGAGCCCGCGCCGCAGGTGGCGGTAGCGCCCGAGCCCCCGGCGGGGCAGCCGCCGGTGACGCGCCCTCCGCCACCGCCAGCCCCGCGGGACTCGATGCCGCCCTCCAAGCGGAAGGGCGAGAGCGCGCTCTGGATCGTCGCGCTGGTGGGCGGGGTGTTGCTGATGCTCGCCGGCGTGGGCGGGCTGTTCGCGTATTCGCTGTGGCGGGGCACACCGACGGGCACGACGTCGCCCGCGCCCAGCGCCACCACGCCGCCCGTCGTCCCGCCGCTGCCCGAGCCAGCGCCGGCCACCCCGGATGCCGGTGCCGATGAGGACGCTGGGCTCGCCGCAGCAGAGCCGGACGCGGCGGTGCCGCTGCCCGCCGTGGGCACCCGCGTCGCGAGCGCCTCCGATTTGGACTCGCCGCTGCCCTTGCCGGCGGACGTGCCGGTGTGGGGCAGCGAGAAGGCGTTGGTGACGCTGGTCCTGTTCGGCGATCTGGAGTGCCCGCACACGCGCCGGGCCTACCGCGCCATCGAGTCGATCCTGCGCGCTTTTCCCGACGAGGTGCGCGTCGCGTTTCGCCACCGCCCGCTCAGCATCCACTCCCGGGCCAAGGACGCAGCGCGGGTGGCCGTGGGCATGCGCCGCGAGCACGGCGACGCCGGCTTCTGGCGCTTCGTCGCCCAGGCCGCGAGCACCACCGACGACGCGAACCGCATCCTGCTCGCCAGATGGGTGAAGGCCGCAGGTGGCCAGGAGAGTCGCATCGAGACCTGGCTCGAGCAGAGCGAGACCGAGAACGAGGTCGGGCGCGATCTGCTCCTGGCCGGCCTGTTCGACGTGCGCGAGACGCCCACGCTGTTCGTCAACGGCGCGCGCGTCGAGGGCTTCACGACCTACGACGACTTGAAGCGCACCATCGAGCGAGAGCTCGGGACCGCGCGCAGCGTGCTCGCCCTGGGGACCTCCCTCTCCGAGCTCTACGCCACGCGCGTGCGCAAGAACCTGATCGGGCTCGGCAAGGACGTCGCGGAGCGGACCTGCCCGCCGATCGCCGGCTCGCCCGTCCGCGGTGCGGCGGACGCCCTGGTCACCGTGGTCGAGTTCTCCGACTTCGAGTGCCCGTTCTGCCGGCGCGTCCAGCCGGCCCTGGACACGCTGCTGGCCCGCCACGGCGGCGACCTGCGCATCGTGTGGAAGAACTTCCCGCTCGACCACCACCGGCGCGCACGGCCCGCCGCGGCGTTCGCCCTGGAGGTGTACGAGAAGGGTGGTCCGACCAAGTTCTGGAAGGCCCACGACCAGCTCTTCGGGAGCCAGAACGATCTCGGCGACTCGGGCCTCTCCGCCATCGCCGGGGTGCTGGGCATGCCCGCCGAGCCGCTCCTCGAGGCCTCGCGGCAGCGGGCGCGCGACCCGAAGATCGACGCCGACGCTCGCCTGGGCCAGAAGCTCGGCGTGCGCGGCACGCCGGCGTTCTTCGTGAACGGCCGCCTGCTGAGCGGCGCGCAGCCGCTGGAGCGCTTCGAGTCCCTGGTCAAGGAAGAGCTGGAGAGCGCCCGGAACCTGGTCGCGGGGGGAACGCCTCGAAGTCGGGTCTACGACGCGCTCTGCGGCGTCCGCTGA
- the recA gene encoding recombinase RecA, with protein MDQKEKSKALELAIAGVEKEFGKGAIMRLKEGETIGGDVTVIPTGSLGLDVALGIGGYPRGRIVEIFGPESSGKTTLTLHAIANVQRAGGVAAFIDAEHALDINYAKKLGVKTDELLVSQPDYGEQALEIGEMLVRSGAVDLVVVDSVAALVPKAEIEGDMGDSHVGLQARLMSQALRKLTGSVSRSNCMFFFTNQIRMKIGVMFGSPETTTGGNALKFYASVRLDVRRIGAIKEASTQPGKDMQVVGNRTRVKVVKNKMAAPFRECEFDILYGQGVSRSGEVLDMATDANIVQKSGSWFALDGERIGQGRDTARTYLEQHPELLTKVESKVLELHGVKRRLIGDAPAAAGGDTQGDEKAGANGSSKAAPGPAQKRPVAQRPS; from the coding sequence ATGGACCAGAAAGAGAAGAGCAAGGCGCTCGAGCTCGCAATTGCCGGCGTCGAGAAGGAGTTCGGCAAGGGCGCCATCATGCGTCTGAAGGAAGGCGAGACCATCGGCGGCGACGTCACCGTGATCCCGACGGGCTCGCTGGGTCTCGACGTGGCGCTCGGCATCGGCGGCTATCCGCGCGGCCGCATCGTGGAGATCTTCGGGCCGGAGTCGAGCGGCAAGACGACCCTCACCCTGCATGCCATCGCCAACGTGCAGCGCGCGGGTGGTGTCGCGGCCTTCATCGACGCCGAGCACGCCCTCGACATCAACTACGCCAAGAAGCTCGGCGTGAAGACCGACGAGCTGCTCGTGAGCCAGCCCGACTACGGCGAGCAGGCGTTGGAGATCGGGGAGATGCTGGTGCGCTCCGGCGCGGTCGACCTGGTGGTGGTGGACTCGGTGGCGGCCCTGGTGCCCAAGGCCGAGATCGAAGGCGACATGGGCGACTCCCACGTCGGACTGCAGGCGCGGCTGATGAGCCAGGCGTTGCGCAAGCTGACCGGCTCGGTGTCGCGCTCGAACTGCATGTTCTTCTTCACCAACCAGATCCGCATGAAAATCGGGGTCATGTTCGGCAGCCCCGAGACGACCACGGGCGGCAACGCGCTCAAGTTCTACGCCTCGGTGCGGCTCGACGTGCGCCGCATCGGCGCCATCAAGGAAGCCTCGACCCAGCCCGGCAAGGACATGCAGGTGGTCGGCAACCGCACCCGCGTGAAGGTCGTGAAGAACAAGATGGCGGCGCCGTTCCGCGAGTGCGAGTTCGACATCCTGTACGGTCAGGGCGTGTCGCGCTCCGGGGAGGTGCTCGACATGGCCACGGACGCCAACATCGTGCAGAAGAGCGGCTCCTGGTTCGCGCTCGACGGCGAGCGCATCGGGCAGGGGCGCGACACGGCGCGGACCTACCTGGAGCAGCACCCGGAGCTCTTGACCAAGGTCGAGTCCAAGGTGCTCGAGCTGCACGGGGTCAAGCGCCGGCTCATTGGCGACGCACCGGCCGCGGCCGGCGGCGACACCCAGGGCGACGAGAAGGCGGGAGCCAACGGCAGCTCCAAGGCGGCCCCCGGCCCCGCGCAGAAGCGCCCGGTCGCGCAGCGCCCCAGCTGA
- a CDS encoding site-2 protease family protein yields MVIHEGGHLLAARAFGMRVIRFSIGFGPALWRHQPKGSDTVYQVALIPFLAYVQIAGMNPLEEVDPDDKGSYANASLVGRISAIVAGPLANYLFASVFFFVAFLIGGEATKVQVMKDGAAERAGLANGDKVLSIDGTKIERWEQIPEMVLPRANKKMSIVVQRGAEQKTIEVVPEPKAKGGGGQIGVRPVSAVPALGVKEAAVESIVHPAKVVEALVVGLGRMITGREKPEVSGPVGIVKETSRAAEQGPAEYLFLLGLLSAYLGGFNLLPFPALDGGRLMFLSYEAVTRRRPNAKIEAHVHAVGLLMLLALIAVVSVFDIRGK; encoded by the coding sequence ATGGTGATCCACGAAGGCGGCCACCTCCTCGCTGCACGCGCGTTCGGGATGCGCGTCATCCGCTTCAGCATCGGCTTCGGACCGGCGCTCTGGCGGCACCAGCCCAAAGGCAGCGACACGGTCTACCAGGTCGCGCTGATCCCGTTCTTGGCCTACGTGCAGATCGCGGGGATGAACCCGCTGGAGGAGGTCGATCCCGACGACAAGGGCAGCTACGCCAACGCCTCGTTGGTCGGACGCATCTCGGCCATCGTAGCCGGTCCGCTCGCCAACTACCTGTTCGCCTCGGTGTTCTTCTTCGTCGCGTTCCTGATCGGCGGCGAGGCTACGAAGGTGCAGGTGATGAAGGACGGAGCCGCCGAGCGCGCCGGACTCGCGAACGGAGACAAGGTGCTCAGCATCGACGGCACCAAGATCGAACGCTGGGAGCAGATCCCGGAGATGGTGCTGCCCCGCGCGAACAAGAAGATGAGCATCGTCGTCCAGCGCGGCGCCGAGCAGAAGACCATCGAGGTCGTGCCCGAGCCCAAGGCCAAGGGTGGCGGCGGGCAGATCGGCGTGCGGCCCGTCTCCGCGGTCCCTGCCCTGGGCGTGAAGGAGGCGGCCGTGGAGTCGATCGTCCACCCGGCGAAGGTGGTGGAGGCCCTGGTGGTCGGGCTCGGGCGCATGATCACCGGACGCGAAAAGCCCGAGGTGTCCGGCCCGGTCGGCATCGTCAAAGAGACGAGTCGGGCGGCGGAGCAGGGGCCCGCGGAGTACCTGTTCTTGCTCGGCCTGCTCAGCGCCTATCTCGGCGGCTTCAACCTCCTGCCTTTCCCGGCCCTCGACGGCGGCCGGCTCATGTTCCTCTCGTACGAGGCCGTGACGCGGCGGCGGCCGAACGCGAAGATCGAGGCACACGTCCACGCGGTTGGCCTCTTGATGCTGCTGGCGCTGATCGCGGTGGTCAGCGTCTTCGACATACGTGGCAAGTGA
- a CDS encoding UDP-3-O-acyl-N-acetylglucosamine deacetylase, giving the protein MSYVELHGRGLHTGARTSVRFDARPGPLLFRLGLDEASLEELVLVRADHGVCLRSDHGEHCVDLCEHLLSALAGLSIRSGLVVSLPGPEVPLLDGGALELGRALATLGLQRRPPRLAVARDAELSDGASRYRFEPGDTPALEVVVDFGAGLLQRAEHGASAERYLTEIAPARTFGFESDGEVLRSHGRARHVDPAAVAVLDAEGRVLPPAAPLGKDELARHKLLDLMGDLYLYGGPPRGRVRAERPGHAATHRVVAAALGSGVLARV; this is encoded by the coding sequence GTGAGCTACGTCGAGCTCCACGGGCGGGGCTTGCACACGGGCGCCCGCACGAGCGTACGCTTCGACGCGCGACCCGGGCCACTGCTCTTCCGTCTCGGACTCGACGAGGCCAGTCTCGAGGAGCTGGTGCTGGTCCGCGCCGATCATGGCGTGTGCCTTCGGAGCGACCACGGCGAGCACTGCGTGGATCTCTGCGAGCACCTGCTCTCGGCTTTGGCGGGCCTGTCGATCCGCAGCGGCCTGGTGGTCAGCTTGCCCGGACCGGAGGTGCCGCTGCTCGACGGTGGGGCGCTCGAGCTCGGGCGAGCGCTGGCGACGCTCGGCCTCCAGCGCAGGCCGCCCCGGCTCGCGGTCGCGCGGGACGCCGAGCTCAGCGACGGGGCCAGCCGCTACCGGTTCGAGCCGGGGGACACACCGGCGCTCGAGGTCGTCGTCGACTTCGGCGCAGGCCTTCTCCAGCGCGCGGAGCACGGCGCGAGCGCCGAGCGGTATCTGACCGAGATCGCTCCGGCCCGCACCTTCGGCTTCGAGAGCGACGGCGAGGTGTTGCGGAGCCACGGGCGCGCGCGCCACGTCGATCCTGCCGCGGTCGCGGTGCTGGACGCCGAGGGGCGCGTGCTGCCGCCGGCGGCCCCGCTCGGCAAAGACGAGCTCGCGCGGCACAAGCTGCTCGATCTGATGGGCGACCTCTACCTGTACGGCGGGCCGCCTCGCGGGCGGGTGCGCGCCGAGCGCCCCGGGCACGCGGCCACCCACCGCGTCGTCGCGGCGGCGCTCGGGTCCGGCGTTCTGGCGCGAGTCTGA
- a CDS encoding NAD(P)-binding domain-containing protein: MHVAIIGAGALGRVYGVHLADAGERVSFVVRAARTSETGAFVIERRNGDRRRRRVSAPERRAEIPTDADVVLLAVRVDQLDASIERLLRAGPRVPLISLTPLLPLTLARVSGWVDGRVWVAMPTLAASALPDGTAEYWAFRASPSLFEAGAPETAALVAALRRSGLPARLSRDVRQKNPATTLAFFPISVAVSRAGGVEQLLRDEALAELGARAAREAFVLARRIGSIDAPLGLVLRAVTPRTLRAAFALLGKVLPQATEFVDSHFGDKLGEQHRVLGAEILELGRREGVPLPSLERLLG; encoded by the coding sequence GTGCACGTCGCGATCATCGGCGCCGGCGCACTGGGGCGCGTGTACGGCGTCCACCTGGCCGACGCCGGCGAGCGCGTGAGCTTCGTCGTGCGTGCCGCGCGCACGAGCGAGACCGGCGCGTTCGTGATCGAACGCCGCAACGGCGACCGGCGGCGGCGGCGGGTTTCGGCGCCGGAGCGTCGCGCCGAGATACCCACGGACGCGGACGTCGTGCTCCTGGCGGTGCGGGTGGATCAGCTGGACGCGAGCATCGAGCGCCTGCTCCGCGCGGGGCCTCGGGTCCCGCTGATCTCGCTCACGCCGCTCCTGCCGCTGACGCTCGCGCGGGTGAGCGGCTGGGTGGACGGCCGCGTCTGGGTCGCCATGCCGACGTTGGCGGCGAGCGCGCTTCCCGACGGCACCGCCGAGTACTGGGCGTTCCGCGCCTCGCCCAGCCTGTTCGAGGCAGGCGCGCCGGAGACCGCCGCGTTGGTCGCGGCGCTCCGGCGCTCGGGCTTGCCCGCCCGCCTCTCGCGGGACGTGCGGCAGAAGAACCCGGCGACGACCCTGGCCTTCTTCCCCATCTCGGTGGCGGTGAGCCGTGCCGGCGGGGTCGAGCAGCTCCTTCGCGACGAAGCCCTCGCCGAGCTGGGCGCTCGCGCGGCCCGCGAGGCGTTCGTGCTCGCGCGGCGCATCGGCAGCATCGACGCCCCCCTGGGCCTGGTGCTCCGCGCGGTCACCCCGCGCACGCTGCGCGCCGCGTTCGCGCTGCTCGGCAAGGTGCTGCCCCAAGCGACCGAGTTCGTGGACTCGCACTTCGGCGACAAGCTCGGCGAGCAGCACCGCGTACTGGGGGCTGAAATCCTGGAGCTCGGCCGCCGCGAGGGCGTTCCGCTGCCGAGCCTCGAGCGGCTCTTGGGCTGA
- a CDS encoding protein kinase: MKPGDLVAGKYRLVRRLGTGGMAEVWAATNVLTQRDFAVKFILPALADNGEAMDRFFQEAKAASRVRHPSIVDVFDVGHAPDGQPFLVMELLAGESLESRLAREGRLDALTTCVLLSQIARALELAHRAGVVHRDLSTANVFLTTDAEGGEPLPKILDFGVSKILTPGLGGRVKTGNGAVLGSPAYMSPEQARGAESVDARTDVWTLGVLLYECSSGRPPFRAANYNALMLAIVSVPHAPLGQKVPRLDAELAELAESCLVKDREARTQSALEVAERLESVARRLSHPSRVGGQKRRATDRLSLSAPRVVAGSVPSGARLPAGAFPMGVRCWQFITRRAPPAGLMAGGAIGGTAVGLAIGVALATSKPPEARRHEPQPSIAAAQPARQPERAPEPGEPARGATPGEEDLVSATARALGVKQARGHATPKLATLPRKNPY, from the coding sequence GTGAAGCCAGGAGACCTGGTCGCAGGTAAGTACCGCCTCGTTCGCCGCTTGGGGACCGGGGGCATGGCGGAGGTGTGGGCGGCGACCAACGTGCTCACGCAGCGCGACTTCGCCGTGAAGTTCATCCTGCCGGCGCTCGCCGACAACGGAGAGGCGATGGACCGCTTCTTCCAGGAGGCCAAGGCCGCCAGTCGGGTGCGGCACCCGAGCATCGTGGACGTGTTCGACGTGGGACACGCCCCCGACGGGCAGCCGTTCCTGGTCATGGAGCTCTTGGCCGGAGAGAGCCTGGAGTCGCGTCTGGCGCGCGAGGGTCGCCTCGACGCCCTGACCACCTGCGTGCTGTTGTCGCAGATCGCCCGGGCGCTGGAGCTGGCCCACCGCGCGGGCGTGGTGCACCGCGACCTGTCCACGGCCAACGTCTTCTTGACCACCGACGCCGAGGGTGGCGAGCCGCTGCCCAAGATCTTGGACTTCGGCGTGAGCAAGATCCTGACGCCGGGGCTCGGGGGTCGGGTCAAGACCGGCAACGGCGCCGTGCTCGGCTCGCCCGCGTACATGAGCCCGGAGCAGGCGCGCGGGGCCGAGAGCGTGGACGCTCGCACCGACGTGTGGACGCTGGGGGTGTTGCTCTACGAGTGCTCGAGCGGACGTCCGCCGTTTCGCGCGGCGAACTACAACGCGCTGATGCTGGCCATCGTCAGCGTCCCGCACGCGCCGCTCGGGCAGAAGGTGCCGCGGCTCGACGCGGAGCTCGCCGAGCTGGCGGAGAGCTGCCTGGTGAAGGACCGCGAGGCACGGACGCAGTCGGCGCTGGAGGTCGCCGAGCGGCTGGAGAGCGTGGCTCGAAGGCTCTCGCACCCGAGCCGCGTCGGCGGACAGAAGCGCCGCGCCACCGACCGGCTGTCGCTCAGCGCGCCGCGCGTCGTGGCCGGCAGCGTACCTTCCGGCGCGCGCCTGCCGGCCGGCGCGTTCCCCATGGGCGTGCGCTGCTGGCAGTTCATCACCCGTCGCGCACCACCGGCAGGGCTCATGGCAGGTGGCGCCATCGGTGGCACGGCCGTGGGTCTCGCCATCGGCGTGGCGCTGGCGACCAGCAAACCGCCCGAGGCGCGCCGACACGAGCCGCAGCCGAGCATCGCGGCGGCGCAACCGGCGCGGCAGCCGGAGCGCGCGCCGGAGCCTGGCGAGCCCGCTCGCGGGGCGACCCCCGGCGAAGAAGACCTGGTGAGCGCCACCGCCCGAGCGCTGGGCGTCAAGCAGGCTCGCGGTCATGCGACTCCGAAGCTCGCCACGCTGCCGCGCAAGAACCCTTACTGA
- a CDS encoding FHA domain-containing protein, with amino-acid sequence MDRRRPPPPPGPPSMGRGAAPPPPPPMPRSAPPPPPAPPAAQSYGTLNIYYAGERFPITKDRFIIGRGKQSSDLTIKDPNVSRQHAMVEYLNGQYYIVDMGSTNGVEYNGQRVQRKVINDGDQFKVCDHELRFSYA; translated from the coding sequence GTGGACCGCCGCCGCCCCCCGCCGCCGCCCGGCCCGCCTTCGATGGGCCGAGGCGCCGCGCCGCCGCCGCCGCCGCCCATGCCGCGCTCGGCGCCGCCGCCGCCCCCGGCACCGCCGGCCGCGCAGTCCTACGGCACGCTCAACATCTACTACGCGGGTGAACGTTTCCCGATCACCAAGGACCGCTTCATCATCGGTCGCGGCAAGCAGTCGAGCGATCTCACCATCAAGGACCCGAACGTGTCGCGCCAGCACGCGATGGTCGAGTACTTGAACGGCCAGTACTACATCGTGGACATGGGCTCGACCAACGGCGTCGAGTACAACGGCCAGCGCGTGCAGCGCAAAGTGATCAACGACGGCGACCAGTTCAAGGTCTGCGACCACGAGCTCCGCTTCAGCTACGCCTGA
- a CDS encoding DNA translocase FtsK, producing the protein MGARPFSPRRQVAAEPAQALPAPASGEIRAEGRGREAAALLLFAVSCFLCLALGSFRLDPSDPTVTGPDWVGPVGALVASVLVRAFGIVAWLVPLEIALIGLPLLRRKDIGSASLRVAGDLVLAIVLASLTRVAAPELLVFGRVPSGGNVGLVFGELGRGLFSGVGSFLVGGTIVGLILIGRSSFSFIALVQRVMELLSKAVGRAQGVSMRLSRAWVEAHELRKEERAQQREAAAPQITSHETDEAIIAQLADDDAFLPPETTGTPPIAVSTALRRGSVGGPAEALLAPVEEPMSAPPAPPPPATPTPELASLAFEAAEPEPAAESLPPPPVEKRPKKKVPELRIVETKQAQVVKRGDGPAPASVHGYAFPSPELLAPSSHVQSDVDREHIRQNAALLEKTLADYGVSARVEEVHPGPTVTMYEVAPEAGTKVSKVASLADDLALGLSRTVRIVAPIPGKNRIGFEIPNDERIPVNLRELIEDKHFAKLAEKAPLPVVLGRDIVGVPFYADLASMPHVIVAGATGAGKSVGLNVMLSSLLFCRTPEELRFLMVDPKVVELAPFDGIPHMLLPVVTDMKKAATALKWAVDEMERRYQLFANAGTKNIATYNAWVKRVVSGEVPAPAPEVVEALAPDGSMVSVPTAKDGSDGKQLPHALPYIVIVVDEFADLMMQQGKEVEVSVARLAQKARAAGMHVVLATQRPSVDVITGMIKANFPSRIGFRVAQKVDSRTILDEQGAELLLGKGDMLVKLNGSTETRRVQCPFVSEEEVAALTDFVRKQGTPNYHEEILAAADEPDEVADADEQLDSRFDEAVSIVQETRRCSTSWLQRKMTIGYNRAAKMVEMMERRGLVGPPNGAKDREILMPPP; encoded by the coding sequence ATGGGCGCCAGACCCTTTTCGCCGCGCCGGCAGGTGGCGGCCGAGCCCGCCCAGGCGCTGCCCGCGCCCGCGAGCGGCGAGATCCGCGCCGAGGGCCGCGGCCGCGAGGCCGCCGCGTTGCTCCTGTTCGCGGTGTCGTGCTTCCTGTGCCTGGCGCTCGGCAGCTTCCGCCTCGACCCGTCGGACCCCACGGTCACCGGACCCGACTGGGTCGGGCCGGTCGGAGCCCTCGTGGCCAGCGTCCTGGTGCGGGCCTTCGGCATCGTGGCGTGGCTGGTGCCCCTCGAGATCGCCCTCATCGGCCTCCCGCTCCTTCGACGGAAGGACATCGGGTCCGCCAGCCTCCGGGTGGCCGGAGACCTCGTGCTCGCGATCGTGCTGGCGTCGCTCACCCGGGTCGCCGCGCCGGAGCTGTTGGTGTTCGGGCGAGTGCCCTCGGGCGGCAACGTCGGCTTGGTCTTCGGCGAGCTCGGCCGCGGGCTGTTCTCCGGCGTCGGCTCCTTCCTCGTCGGGGGGACCATCGTCGGCCTGATCCTGATCGGGCGCAGCAGCTTCTCGTTCATCGCGCTGGTCCAGCGCGTGATGGAGCTGCTCTCCAAAGCGGTGGGCCGCGCGCAGGGTGTCTCGATGCGCTTGAGCCGGGCCTGGGTCGAGGCGCACGAGCTACGCAAGGAAGAGCGCGCGCAGCAGCGCGAGGCCGCGGCACCGCAGATCACCTCGCACGAGACCGACGAGGCGATCATCGCGCAGCTCGCCGACGACGACGCGTTCCTGCCGCCGGAGACCACCGGGACTCCACCGATCGCGGTGTCCACCGCGCTGCGCCGCGGGTCCGTCGGGGGCCCCGCGGAGGCCCTGCTCGCACCGGTGGAAGAGCCGATGTCGGCGCCACCGGCTCCGCCTCCGCCGGCCACGCCCACTCCGGAGCTCGCGTCGCTGGCCTTCGAGGCGGCGGAGCCCGAGCCGGCGGCGGAGTCGCTGCCGCCTCCGCCCGTGGAGAAGCGGCCGAAGAAGAAGGTCCCCGAGCTGCGCATCGTCGAGACCAAGCAGGCGCAGGTCGTCAAGCGTGGGGACGGTCCGGCGCCGGCGAGCGTGCACGGCTACGCGTTCCCGTCGCCGGAGCTCCTCGCGCCGTCGTCTCACGTGCAGAGCGACGTCGATCGCGAGCACATTCGCCAGAACGCAGCGCTGCTCGAGAAGACGCTGGCGGACTACGGGGTCTCGGCGCGCGTCGAGGAGGTCCACCCGGGGCCGACGGTGACCATGTACGAGGTGGCGCCCGAGGCCGGAACGAAGGTGAGCAAGGTCGCGAGCCTGGCCGACGACCTGGCGCTCGGTTTGTCGCGGACCGTGCGCATCGTGGCGCCCATCCCCGGCAAGAACCGCATCGGCTTCGAGATCCCCAACGACGAGCGCATCCCCGTCAACCTGCGGGAGCTGATCGAGGACAAGCACTTCGCCAAGCTGGCAGAGAAGGCCCCGCTGCCCGTCGTTCTGGGCCGCGACATCGTCGGCGTGCCCTTCTACGCGGACCTGGCCTCGATGCCCCACGTGATCGTCGCCGGCGCGACGGGCGCCGGAAAGAGCGTCGGCCTGAACGTGATGCTGTCGAGCCTGCTCTTCTGCCGCACCCCGGAGGAGCTGCGCTTCCTGATGGTGGATCCGAAGGTGGTGGAGCTGGCGCCCTTCGACGGCATCCCGCACATGCTCTTGCCCGTGGTCACCGACATGAAGAAGGCGGCGACCGCACTGAAGTGGGCGGTGGACGAGATGGAGCGCCGCTACCAGCTCTTCGCCAACGCCGGCACCAAGAACATCGCGACCTACAACGCCTGGGTGAAGCGCGTCGTGTCCGGCGAGGTGCCCGCGCCCGCTCCGGAGGTCGTCGAGGCGCTGGCGCCGGACGGCTCGATGGTCAGCGTGCCCACGGCCAAGGACGGCTCCGACGGCAAGCAGCTGCCCCACGCGCTGCCGTACATCGTGATCGTGGTGGACGAGTTCGCCGATCTGATGATGCAGCAGGGCAAGGAGGTCGAGGTGAGCGTCGCGCGCCTGGCGCAGAAGGCGCGCGCCGCCGGCATGCACGTGGTGCTGGCGACGCAGCGCCCGAGCGTGGACGTCATCACCGGCATGATCAAGGCGAACTTCCCCTCGAGGATAGGCTTCCGGGTCGCGCAAAAAGTGGACAGCCGCACCATTCTCGACGAGCAGGGCGCGGAGCTCCTGCTCGGCAAGGGCGACATGCTGGTCAAGCTCAACGGCTCGACGGAGACGCGACGCGTGCAGTGCCCGTTCGTGAGCGAGGAGGAGGTCGCGGCGCTCACCGACTTCGTGCGCAAGCAGGGCACGCCGAACTACCATGAAGAGATCCTCGCGGCTGCCGACGAACCGGACGAGGTCGCCGACGCCGACGAGCAGCTCGATTCGCGCTTCGACGAAGCAGTGAGCATCGTGCAAGAGACGCGCCGCTGCTCGACCTCCTGGCTTCAGCGCAAGATGACCATCGGCTACAACCGGGCGGCGAAGATGGTGGAGATGATGGAGCGCCGCGGGCTGGTTGGGCCGCCGAACGGGGCGAAGGATCGCGAGATCCTGATGCCTCCGCCCTGA